Proteins from a genomic interval of Thunnus maccoyii chromosome 1, fThuMac1.1, whole genome shotgun sequence:
- the LOC121896219 gene encoding uncharacterized protein LOC121896219 encodes MNFIFCFRDCCAAFKVAESCAGEHRNWDAWRTTDAIVAEATSGNLLNTCASRCHYNTNITIKLDLFHCMRQFLRECVSEHHLLYSSFAQFLSAAFSVGDQEDLQRLKDAYTFCGIQSANPTKKHIRGHCRTKIPQPEELVQRVERVFQLFYLAKDPNDVPLFKLSMLKAWRIQRVHILRGCLSDPQVEGGILYRHGGTVQLNHVQGEGAKFPVWIPIRGTSQQEGYHFHQAPWVTGTHISSELFQAQGMTVVARWNYQRLVDLKQPDVRLPAVFDPALIADLNAVSERVFGEEKYPVFHLSSRDTGEKFGLEYVEPDCHPVPLDWDKHRSKTDSTDALSPPPQISPPPVPSELPQSSSTAPTKLFQFPVCPPADVAVKPDVDPSSAPDPQTEPETTYPPSLPQLSSPTAARTGPVKTGGRVFVLDHRRWSAPMKKAIDDLLNKHRGQKDMLKHVDKDYAALVHSSCNDPNSMLHPTTKLHISQYLKHLAKLMNTSSSLNTSPEKLQDRQQLWHSLTLGSETTSVPVVTMPVATVNPPPPAQTLATPLTQDSIEKIVKNIMERQQQPQQQPGKKKPQTKTCLFCGQPKSRYENDGSIHFFFQQGPVRYFYCSNKVFKTYGAEGLTNPEMTLQGQNSFSGNWMPQRRMWR; translated from the exons atgaattttattttttgtttcaggGATTGCTGTGCAGCATTTAAGGTGGCAGAATCTTGTGCAGGAGAGCATCGAAACTGGGACGCTTGGAGAACAACTGATGCCATTGTTGCTGAGGCCACTTCTGGTAACCTGCTGAACACGTGTGCATCAAGATGCCATTACAATACGAACATAACCATTAAGCTGGACTTGTTCCATTGTATGAGGCAGTTCCTCCGTGAGTGTGTTTCAGAGCATCATCTCCTGTACAGCTCTTTTGCCCAGTTCCTGTCTGCAGCCTTTTCTGTGGGGGATCAGGAAGACCTGCAGAGGCTCAAAGACGCCTATACCTTTTGTGGAATTCAATCTGCCAACCCGACAAAGAAACACATTCGCGGGCACTGCAGGACTAAGATTCCACAACCCGAGGAGCTTGTCCAGAGAGTTGAGCGAGTATTCCAACTCTTCTACCTGGCCAAAGATCCGAATGATGTCCCTCTCTTTAAGCTGTCCATGCTGAAGGCATGGCGGATTCAGCGTGTGCACATCCTGCGAGGTTGCCTTAGTGATCCCCAGGTGGAAGGTGGGATCTTGTACAGGCATGGAGGAACAGTGCAGCTGAACCATGTGCAGGGTGAAGGAGCTAAATTTCCTGTTTGGATCCCCATTAGAGGCACATCTCAGCAAGAGGGTTACCACTTCCATCAGGCTCCATGGGTGACTGGAACACACATTTCCTCAGAGCTGTTTCAAGCTCAAGGGATGACGGTTGTGGCACGGTGGAATTACCAGCGGCTGGTGGACTTGAAGCAGCCAGATGTTCGTCTTCCAGCTGTCTTTGATCCAGCTTTGATTGCAGATCTCAATGCAGTCTCTGAACGGGTGTTTGGGGAAGAGAAGTATCCTGTTTTTCATCTCTCTAGCAGAGACACTGGTGAAAAGTTTGGGCTAGAGTATGTTGAGCCTGATTGCCACCCAGTTCCTCTAGACTGGGATAAGCACAGGAGCAAGACAGACTCTACAGATGCCCTAAGTCCACCTCCTCAAATCAGCCCGCCCCCTGTGCCATCTGAGCTTCCTCAGTCATCATCCACGGCTCCAACCAAGCTGTTTCAGTTCCCTGTGTGCCCTCCTGCTGATGTTGCTGTGAAACCAGATGTGGATCCAAGTTCAGCTCCTGATCCTCAGACAGAACCAG AAACTACATACCCACCATCTCTGCCCCAGCTGTCCTCACCAACTGCTGCTCGCACTGGACCTGTGAAGACTGGTGGGAGAGTCTTTGTGTTAGACCACAGGCGCTGGTCAGCCCCCATGAAGAAGGCCATCGACGACCTGCTCAACAAACACCGTGGGCAGAAGGACATGCTCAAGCATGTGGACAAGGACTATGCTGCTCTCGTTCACAGCTCGTGTAATGACCCAAATAGCATGCTCCACCCAACAACCaaattacacatttcacaatatTTAAAGCACCTGGCCAAGTTGATGAACACCAGCTCCTCTTTAAACACTAGCCCAGAAAAACTCCAAGACAGGCAGCAACTCTGGCACTCTCTGACATTAGGGAGTGAAACCACAAGTGTGCCAGTTGTTACCATGCCTGTCGCAACAGTAAACCCACCTCCACCTGCTCAGACCCTGGCCACACCTCTAACCCAAGACTCCATCGAGAAGATCGTTAAAAACATCATGGAGAGGCAGCAACAGCCACAACAACAACCAGGAAAAAAGAAGCCACAGACAAAAACGTGTCTTTTCTGTGGCCAGCCAAAGTCCAGATATGAGAACGATGGTTCCATCCACTTCTTCTTCCAACAAGGTCCTGTCAGATACTTTTACTGCTCCAATAAGGTTTTTAAAACTTATGGTGCAGAAGGTTTGACAAACCCTGAAATGACTTTGCAGGGACAGAATTCTTTCAGCGGGAACTGGATGCCACAAAGAAGAATGTGGAGGTGA
- the mpc1 gene encoding mitochondrial pyruvate carrier 1 yields the protein MAGTVARKAVDYLKSKEFRDYLTSTHFWGPVANWGLPIAAITDMKKSPEIISGRMTFALTCYSLLFMRFAYKVQPRNWLLFACHATNETAQLIQGCRLIKYNMEKKTVS from the exons ATGGCGGGGACGGTTGCAAGGAAAGCTGTAGACTACCTGAAGAGCAAAGAATTCAGGGATTATTTGACGAG CACG catTTCTGGGGTCCCGTAGCAAACTGGGGTCTTCCTATAGCCGCCATCACAGACATGAAGAAGAGTCCTGAGATTATCAGTGGCAGGATGACCTTCG ctctgACCTGTTATTCGCTGCTCTTCATGCGGTTCGCCTACAAGGTGCAACCACGCAACTGGCTACTGTTTGCTTGCCATGCTACCAACGAGACGGCACAGCTAATCCAGGGATGTCGTCTCATCAAATACAA CATGGAGAAGAAGACAGTGTCTTAG
- the LOC121898428 gene encoding globoside alpha-1,3-N-acetylgalactosaminyltransferase 1-like, translating into FPSNPPARAVYIYSGHDISSFRVCPPCEDNPKPEVTYVSQDVVINDCPVTDSWRIRDLKMQTGLKYAQPSTQKGRTDVNSVTNWNAPLVWEGTFDPVVIDAIYKKMDPRVAVVVFAVGKYTRFLKGFLESGEKYFLVDFRVTYYIFTDHKEEVPKIEFGKGRKISVVSIPSATRWQDVVLGRMKWATITIDKQIRNESDYLFMMDIDSVFHNRFGAESLSQLSAVLHRGYYKDSRSRFPYERRPESKAYIPADEGDYYYTAAVWGGYLEEMYKLVKYCYIQSEEDAKNNIEAAWQEESHLNKYLLYNKPTKVLSPEYLWSDYDRVPEDIKVVRISQLVKNYAEVRPNGGH; encoded by the exons TTCCCCAGCAATCCtcctgccag AGCCGTCTATATCTACTCAGGACATGACATCTCATCCTTCAG AGTTTGCCCACCATGTGAGGATAACCCTAAGCCGGAGGTGACGTATGTATCACAGGATGTGGTGATAAATGATTGTCCAGTCACCGACAGCTGGAGGATTCGAGACCTAAAAATGCAAACTGG actgaaatatgcTCAGCCAAGTACACAAAAAGG ACGTACTGATGTGAACTCAGTGACAAACTGGAATGCTCCTTTGGTTTGGGAGGGTACCTTTGATCCAGTGGTCATCGATGCAATATATAAGAAAATGGACCCAAGAGTTGCTGTGGTGGTGTTTGCGGTTGGCAA ATACACCCGTTTCCTGAAGGGTTTCCTGGAGTCGGGTGAAAAGTACTTTCTTGTTGACTTCAGGGTCACTTACTACATCTTCACAGACCACAAAGAAGAGGTTCCCAAA ATTGAATTTGGTAAGGGCCGGAAGATCTCAGTCGTCTCTATCCCTAGTGCCACCCGCTGGCAGGATGTAGTACTTGGCAGGATGAAATGGGCTACCATCACCATTGACAAACAG ATCCGTAATGAATCAGATTATCTTTTTATGATGGACATTGATAGTGTCTTCCACAACCGCTTTGGAGCCGAGTCCCTTAGCCAGCTGTCTGCTGTGCTTCACCGTGGCTACTACAAG gaCTCAAGGAGTCGGTTTCCATATGAGCGTCGGCCCGAGTCCAAGGCTTACATTCCTGCTGATGAAGGAGACTACTATTACACTGCAGCTGTCTGGGGAGGATACCTGGAGGAGATGTACAAGCTAGTCAA ATACTGCTACATACAGTCGGAGGAGGATGCCAAGAATAATATTGAAGCTGCGTGGCAGGAAGAGAGTCACCTCAACAA GTACCTGCTGTACAACAAACCAACCAAGGTGCTGTCTCCAGAGTACCTGTGGTCAGACTATGATAGGGTACCAGAAGACATCAAAGTCGTCAGGATCTCCCAGTTGGTCAAGAACTACGCAGAAGTCCGGCCCAATGGTGGACACTGA